The window GGCGACCTCGCCCGCCGCCCCGCGGGCGGTGTCGGTCAGGCGGCCGCCCGTGCCCCCGGGCCCGTCTCTTCCCTCGTGTGAGTGCATCGCCAAGCCTCCTTGGAGTCGGCCTGTTGCTCGGTTGGCACCGCGACTACCCCGGCTCCACCCGGTCATGCACACCGGAACGCCGCACTTCACACGGGTCGTCGCACCCCGGCCCGGGTGCGCGGAGGGCACCCGGACGACCGTGTCGTCGTCCTCCGGTCACCGCCCCCGGTGGCGGGGGCGCGGACCGGCCCTCGCGGAACACCTCGCGCGGAGACCGGTCGCCGTGTCCCCGGGGGCCGTGGGGAGAACCGGGTGATCGCCGTGTCCTCGCGGGGCCCGGAAGAACCGGTGGGGTGCGGCGTCGCGCGCCGTCGCCGGGCTCGGGCAAGCCGGTCGGCCGCGGCGCTGTCGCGGGGTGGGGGTGAACCGGTCGGCCACCGCGTCGCGCGGGGTCCGGGAAAAGCCGTGGCCGCACCGGAACCCGCGTGCTAGCTTGGGCGGAATTTCCCTCCGGAACCGCTAATGCCACCGCCATCAGGGGCTGGTCGGAGCCGCGACGTCCCTCGACCAGGAAAACAACCATGCCCGTGGAGAGAACCGCCGAATCGTCATTGTTCCTGCGCTACACCTCGTTCGCCCTTCTCGGCGCTTCGGCCGATTTCCTTTTCGGCGCGGTTTTCGTCACCATCCTCCTGGAACGCGGGGCGGACCCGTGGCTGCTGGGACTGATGCTCGGTTCCACGAACCTGGTGGCCCTGGTGGTGGAGGCGCCCAGCGGTGCGCTCGGCGACCGCTACGGCCACCGCAGGCTGCTGACGGTGGGGTTCGCCGTGTGGGGCACGGGCTTCGTGCTGACGGGGTACGCGGACGGGCTCGCGCTGACGCTCGCGTCCATGTACCTGTGGGCGGTCGGCTTCCACCTCCAGTCCGGGACTCTGGTCGCGCTCGTGGTCAACCGGATCGGCGACCGCGACCGCCCCGCGCGGATCGCGCGGACGGTGCGGTTCGTCCAGGTGGCGGGCAACAGCGGCGCGGTGCTGGGGGCCGCCTCGGTGATGGTGGCGGGCACCTGGCTGTCCGCGGACGCCCTGGTGCTGGTGAGCGGTGTGGTGCTGGTGGCACTGGCGGCGCTGGCTCCGGTGTGCTTCCCCCACTCCCCCGGCCAGCCGGGGCGCCCGCTCACCGCGATCGTCCGGGAGTCGGCCGTACTGGTGGCGAGCAGGCGTTTCGCGCCGCTGGTGGCCCTGTCGGCGGCGTCGGTGTCGGGGCTGACCGCCCTCGTGCTCTCCTGGCAGCCGTTGCTCGCGGCCGAGCACGGCGCGGACGTGCGGCTCAACGGCCTGGTGCTGCTGCTGATGATGGCGGCCATGGCTGCGGGTTCGGCGTGCTCGCGGTTCGTGGGGCGCGGTCGGCCGCACGTGTGGGGGCCCGTCTTCGCGGCCGCCTCGGGCCTGCCCCTGGGGCTGGCGGCGCACGGGGCCGTGCCGCTGGTGGCGGGGCTGGTGGCGGCGGAGTTCCTGCTGGGGCTGGCCGTGGTGCTGTCGCACGTGTGGCAGCAGACGATGTTCTCCGA is drawn from Nocardiopsis dassonvillei subsp. dassonvillei DSM 43111 and contains these coding sequences:
- a CDS encoding MFS transporter → MPVERTAESSLFLRYTSFALLGASADFLFGAVFVTILLERGADPWLLGLMLGSTNLVALVVEAPSGALGDRYGHRRLLTVGFAVWGTGFVLTGYADGLALTLASMYLWAVGFHLQSGTLVALVVNRIGDRDRPARIARTVRFVQVAGNSGAVLGAASVMVAGTWLSADALVLVSGVVLVALAALAPVCFPHSPGQPGRPLTAIVRESAVLVASRRFAPLVALSAASVSGLTALVLSWQPLLAAEHGADVRLNGLVLLLMMAAMAAGSACSRFVGRGRPHVWGPVFAAASGLPLGLAAHGAVPLVAGLVAAEFLLGLAVVLSHVWQQTMFSDANRNTMSAMLGMVGNAARMLTVLAFGWLWELFGLAWTVTAVVGFGVAAALATVLLSRRFPESTRLVEGSDESEGSPDEPELDGTGG